A single genomic interval of Corylus avellana chromosome ca10, CavTom2PMs-1.0 harbors:
- the LOC132164083 gene encoding protein neprosin isoform X1: protein MAGAQFSSRGRTRRVLAVLFCLWGLISLSCAARMSVSRQRLEVQKHLKRLNKPASKSIKSSDGDTIDCVDISQQPAFDHPFLKDHKIQMRPNYHPEGLFDENKASAKPIERSSPITQLWHQNGRCPEGTIPIRRTKKDDVLRASSAKRYGRKKHRSIPQPRSADPDLINQSGHQHAIAYVEGDKYYGAKATINVWEPKIQQPNEFSLSQLWILGGSFGEDLNSIEAGWQVSPDLYGDNNTRLFTYWTSDAYQATGCYNLLCSGFIQVNSEIAMGASISPVSAYRNSQYDISILVWKDPKEGHWWMQFGNDFVLGYWPSFLFSYLAESASMIEWGGEVVNSEADGKHTSTQMGSGHFPEEGFGKSSYFRNVQVVDDSNNLKAPKGIGTFTEQSNCYDVQTGSNGDWGHYFYYGGPGRNPNCA from the exons ATGGCTGGTGCGCAGTTTAGCAGTAGAGGGAGGACAAGGAGAGTATTAGCTGTGCTTTTCTGCTTATGGGGACTGATCTCGCTGTCTTGCGCCGCTAGGATGAGTGTCTCCCGGCAGAGGCTTGAGGTCCAGAAGCACTTGAAGCGCTTGAACAAGCCCGCCTCGAAAAGCATTAAG AGCTCAGATGGGGACACGATCGATTGTGTTGATATTTCTCAACAGCCAGCTTTTGATCACCCTTTCCTTAAAGACCACAAAATTCAG ATGAGGCCTAATTACCACCCAGAAGGGCTCTTTGACGAGAACAAGGCGTCTGCAAAACCCATAGAGAGATCAAGCCCAATCACCCAGCTGTGGCACCAAAATGGTAGGTGTCCTGAAGGCACAATACCCATAAGGAGAACAAAGAAGGATGATGTTCTGAGAGCAAGCTCAGCAAAAAGATATGGAAGGAAGAAGCACAGAAGCATCCCTCAGCCCAGGTCTGCAGATCCCGATCTCATCAATCAGAGTGGCCATCAG CATGCAATAGCTTATGTTGAAGGAGATAAATACTATGGAGCGAAAGCAACCATAAATGTATGGGAACCCAAAATACAACAGCCTAATGAGTTCAGCTTGTCTCAGCTTTGGATATTAGGAGGTTCTTTTGGTGAAGATCTCAACAGCATTGAAGCTGGTTGGCAG GTTAGCCCAGATCTATATGGTGACAACAACACTAGGCTTTTCACCTACTGGACT AGTGATGCATACCAAGCCACGGGTTGCTACAACCTCCTCTGCTCAGGCTTTATTCAAGTCAACAGTGAGATAGCCATGGGTGCAAGCATCTCTCCTGTTTCTGCCTATCGTAATTCCCAATACGATATCAGTATACTTGTCTGGAAG GATCCAAAAGAGGGGCATTGGTGGATGCAGTTTGGCAATGACTTTGTATTGGGATATTGGCCTTCATTCCTCTTCTCATACTTGGCTGAAAGTGCTTCCATGATTGAGTGGGGTGGAGAAGTGGTAAACTCAGAGGCTGATGGTAAGCACACCTCAACTCAAATGGGCAGTGGTCATTTCCCTGAGGAGGGTTTTGGCAAGTCAAGTTATTTCAGGAATGTCCAAGTTGTTGATGACTCCAACAATCTCAAGGCTCCTAAAGGGATTGGCACCTTCACTGAGCAATCTAACTGCTATGATGTACAAACTGGAAGCAATGGGGATTGGGGCCATTACTTTTACTACGGAGGCCCCGGTAGAAATCCAAATTGCGCATGA
- the LOC132164083 gene encoding protein neprosin isoform X2 → MVEQSSDGDTIDCVDISQQPAFDHPFLKDHKIQMRPNYHPEGLFDENKASAKPIERSSPITQLWHQNGRCPEGTIPIRRTKKDDVLRASSAKRYGRKKHRSIPQPRSADPDLINQSGHQHAIAYVEGDKYYGAKATINVWEPKIQQPNEFSLSQLWILGGSFGEDLNSIEAGWQVSPDLYGDNNTRLFTYWTSDAYQATGCYNLLCSGFIQVNSEIAMGASISPVSAYRNSQYDISILVWKDPKEGHWWMQFGNDFVLGYWPSFLFSYLAESASMIEWGGEVVNSEADGKHTSTQMGSGHFPEEGFGKSSYFRNVQVVDDSNNLKAPKGIGTFTEQSNCYDVQTGSNGDWGHYFYYGGPGRNPNCA, encoded by the exons ATGGTTGAGCAGAGCTCAGATGGGGACACGATCGATTGTGTTGATATTTCTCAACAGCCAGCTTTTGATCACCCTTTCCTTAAAGACCACAAAATTCAG ATGAGGCCTAATTACCACCCAGAAGGGCTCTTTGACGAGAACAAGGCGTCTGCAAAACCCATAGAGAGATCAAGCCCAATCACCCAGCTGTGGCACCAAAATGGTAGGTGTCCTGAAGGCACAATACCCATAAGGAGAACAAAGAAGGATGATGTTCTGAGAGCAAGCTCAGCAAAAAGATATGGAAGGAAGAAGCACAGAAGCATCCCTCAGCCCAGGTCTGCAGATCCCGATCTCATCAATCAGAGTGGCCATCAG CATGCAATAGCTTATGTTGAAGGAGATAAATACTATGGAGCGAAAGCAACCATAAATGTATGGGAACCCAAAATACAACAGCCTAATGAGTTCAGCTTGTCTCAGCTTTGGATATTAGGAGGTTCTTTTGGTGAAGATCTCAACAGCATTGAAGCTGGTTGGCAG GTTAGCCCAGATCTATATGGTGACAACAACACTAGGCTTTTCACCTACTGGACT AGTGATGCATACCAAGCCACGGGTTGCTACAACCTCCTCTGCTCAGGCTTTATTCAAGTCAACAGTGAGATAGCCATGGGTGCAAGCATCTCTCCTGTTTCTGCCTATCGTAATTCCCAATACGATATCAGTATACTTGTCTGGAAG GATCCAAAAGAGGGGCATTGGTGGATGCAGTTTGGCAATGACTTTGTATTGGGATATTGGCCTTCATTCCTCTTCTCATACTTGGCTGAAAGTGCTTCCATGATTGAGTGGGGTGGAGAAGTGGTAAACTCAGAGGCTGATGGTAAGCACACCTCAACTCAAATGGGCAGTGGTCATTTCCCTGAGGAGGGTTTTGGCAAGTCAAGTTATTTCAGGAATGTCCAAGTTGTTGATGACTCCAACAATCTCAAGGCTCCTAAAGGGATTGGCACCTTCACTGAGCAATCTAACTGCTATGATGTACAAACTGGAAGCAATGGGGATTGGGGCCATTACTTTTACTACGGAGGCCCCGGTAGAAATCCAAATTGCGCATGA
- the LOC132164798 gene encoding calpain-type cysteine protease DEK1, producing MEGDEHGVLLACVISGTLFAVLGSASFSILWAVNWRPWRIYSWIFARKWPDILQGMHLRLLCGFLNLSAWMVVISPVVVLIAWGCWLIVILGRDIIGLAVIMAGTALLLAFYSIMLWWRSQWQSSRAVAILLLLAVALLCAYELCAVYVTAGSRASERYSPSGFFFGVSAIAIAINMLFICRMVFNGNGLDVDEYVRRAYKFASSDCIEVGPVACLPEPPDPNELYPRESSRASHLGLLYLGSLIVLLVYSILYGVTAKEANWLGAITSAAIIILDWNIGACLYGFKLLKSRVAALFVAGTSRVFLICFGVYYWYLGHCVSYAVVASVLLGAAVSRHLSVTNPLAARRDALQSTVIRLREGFRRKEQNSSSSSSEGCGSSMKRSSSVEAGHLGNVIEASGRSMAQCTVDGGNWNNVVLCRTASSQEGINSDKSIDSGRPSLALRSSSCRSVVQEPEVGTSFADKNVDHTSSLVVCSSSGLESQGCESSASANQQTLDLNLALAFQERLNDPRIASMLKRRAREGDVELTSLLQDKGLDPNFAMMLKEKSLDPTILALLQRSSLDADRDHRDNTDITIIDSNSVDNVMPNQISLSEELRLHGLDKWLQLSRLVLHHIVGTPERAWLLFSSVFILETVIVAIFRPKTIIIINATHQQFEFGIAVLLLSLVVCSIMAFLRSLQAEEMAMTSKPRKYGFIAWLLSTCVGLLLSFLSKSSVLLGLSLTVPLMVACLSIAVPIWIRNGYQFWFPRVQCVGNAGNHHFPGTKEGVVLAICISVFTGSVLALGGIISAKPLDDLGYKGLTGEQKSFSSPYASSVYLGWAMASAIALVVTGVLPIVSWFATYRFSLSSAVCVGIFSVVLVAFCGASYLEVVKSRDDEVPTKGDFLAALLPLVCIPAVLSLCSGLHKWKDDDWRLSRGVYAFVTIGLLLLLGAISAVIVVVKPWTIGVAFLLVLLMLVLAIGAIHHWASNNFYLTRIQMLFVCFLAFLLALAAFLVGLFEDKPFVGASVGYFSFLFLLAGRALTVLLSPPIVVYSPRVLPVYVYDAHADCGKNVSAAFLVLYGIALATEGWGVVASLKLYPPFAGAAVSAITLVVAFGFAVSRPCLTLKTMEDAVHFLSRETVVQAIARSATKTRNALSGTYSAPQRSASSAALLVGDPTIMRDRAGNFVLPRADVMKLRDRLRNEELVAGSFFSRIRYGRTFRHGHANDVDHRREMCAHARILALEEAIDTEWVYMWDKFGGYLLLLLGLTAKAERVQDEVRLRLFLDSIGFSDLSASKIKKWMPEDRRQFEIIQESYIREKEMEEEILMQRREEEGRGKERRKALLEKEERKWKEIEASLISSIPNAGSREAAAMAAAVRAVGGDAVLDDSFARERVSSIARRIRTAQLARRALQTGVAGAVCILDDEPTTSGRTCGLIDPSVCQSQKVSFSIAVMIQPESGPVCLLGTEFQKKVCWEILVAGSEQGIEAGQVGLRLITKGDRQTTVAKEWSISATSIADGRWHIVTMTIDADLGEATCFLDGGFDGYQSGLPLRAGNSIWEQGTDVWIGVRPPIDMDAFGRSDSEGVESKMYIMDVFLWGRCLSEDEIAALHAAIGSADFSAIDFPEDNWQWVDSPSRIDGWDSDPADVDLYDRDDVDWDGQYSSGRKRRSDRDGVVIDVDSFARRYRKPRMETQEEINQRMLSVELAVKEALCARGERHFTDQEFPPNDQSLFVDPKNPPVKLQVVSKWMRPAEIVKESRMDYGPCLFSGAANPSDVCQGRLGDCWFLSAVAVLTEVSRISEVIITPEYNEEGIYTVRFCIQGEWVPVVVDDWIPCEAPSKPAFATSRKGNELWVSILEKAYAKLHGSFEALEGGLVQDALVDLTGGAGEEIDMRSAQAQIDLASGRLWSQLLRFKQEGFLLGAGSPSGSDVHISSSGIVQGHAYSLLQVREVDGHKLVQIRNPWANEVEWNGPWSDSSPEWTDRMKHKLKHIPQSKDGIFWMSWQDFQIHFRSIYVCRIYPPEMRYSVHGQWRGYSAGGCQDYETWNKNPQFRLRAIGSDASFPIHVFITLTQGVGFSRTAAGFRNYQSSHDSMMFYIGMRILKTRGRRAAYNIYLHESVGGTDYVNSREISCEMVLDPDPKGYTIVPTTIHPGEEAPFVLSVFTKASISLEVLEYEENGSSVGSRRRQYPWKF from the exons ATGGAAGGGGACGAGCATGGGGTTCTCTTGGCGTGTGTAATTTCGGGGACCCTTTTCGCGGTTTTGGGTTCGGCTTCGTTTTCTATACTCTGGGCTGTGAATTGGAGGCCCTGGAGGATTTATAG TTGGATTTTTGCGAGAAAATGGCCAGATATCTTGCAGGGGATGCATCTCCGTTTGCTTTGTGGTTTCTTGAATCTGTCTGCATGGATGGTTGTTATTTCTCCAGTTGTGGTGCTTATTGCATGGGGATGCTGGTTGATTGTAATATTGGGTCGAGATATAATTGGGTTGGCTGTAATAATGGCTGGTACTGCTCTTTTGTTGGCATTCTATTCGATCATGCTTTGGTGGAGATCACAATGGCAAAGCTCAA GGGCTGTTGCTATTCTACTTCTTCTGGCTGTTGCCCTACTTTGTGCATACGAACTTTGTGCTGTGTATGTTACAGCTGGTTCCAGGGCATCTGAGCGATATTCACCTTCTGGTTTCTTTTTTGGTGTATCCGCAATTGCCATAGCGATCAACATGCTTTTTATTTGCAGAATGGTATTTAATG GAAATGGCCTAGATGTGGATGAGTATGTGCGGAGGGCATACAAATTTGCTTCTTCAGATTGTATAGAAGTTGGTCCTGTCGCTTGTTTACCAGAACCTCCAGACCCCAATGAATTGTATCCTCGGGAATCTAGTAG GGCTTCACATCTCGGGCTTCTCTACCTTGGCTCACTTATTGTACTTCTAGTGTACTCAATCTTATATGGTGTGACAGCAAAGGAGGCAAATTGGCTGGGAGCCATTACATCAGCTGCAATTATCATTCTTG ATTGGAATATTGGGGCATGCCTGTATGGGTTTAAGCTTCTTAAAAGTCGTGTTGCAGCATTATTTGTGGCTGGCACATCTCGGGTTTTTCTCATTTGCTTTGGAGTATATTACTG gTACTTGGGGCATTGTGTTAGTTATGCAGTCGTGGCATCTGTGCTTTTAGGGGCTGCTGTTTCTCGTCATTTATCAGTTACAAACCCATTGGCTGCAAGGAGGGATGCCTTACAGAGCACAGTGATTCGCCTAAGAGAGGGATTTCGTAGAAAGGAACAAAATAGTTCATCTAGCTCCTCTGAAGGTTGTGGCTCAAGTATGAAACGCAGTAGTAGTGTTGAAGCAGGTCACCTTGGTAATGTAATTGAAGCAAGTGGCAGAAGTATGGCACAATGCACAGTTGATGGTGGTAACTGGAACAATGTTGTCCTTTGTCGAACCGCTAGTTCACAAGAGGGAATAAACAGTGATAAGAGCATAGATAGTGGAAGGCCAAGTTTAGCCTTACGTAGTAGTTCTTGTCGCTCAGTTGTTCAAGAGCCTGAAGTAGGGACATCATTTGCTGATAAAAATGTTGATCACACCAGCTCTTTGGTGGTTTGTTCCAGTAGTGGTCTTGAAAGCCAAGGCTGCGAGTCTAGTGCTTCTGCAAATCAACAAACGTTAGATTTGAATTTAGCTCTTGCATTCCAAGAAAGGTTGAATGACCCTAGGATTGCATCTATGTTGAAAAGAAGGGCAAGAGAAGGTGACGTAGAACTAACAAGTTTATTGCAAGATAAAGGATTGGATCCTAATTTTGCCATGATGTTGAAGGAGAAGAGCTTGGATCCGACTATTCTGGCGTTGCTACAGAGAAGCAGTTTGGATGCAGATAGAGATCATCGTGACAATACTGATATCACCATCATTGACTCGAACAGTGTTGACAATGTTATGCCCAATCAAATTTCTTTGTCGGAAGAACTGAGGCTTCATGGGCTTGATAAGTGGCTCCAATTGTCCAGACTTGTACTGCACCACATAGTTGGTACTCCAGAACGAGCATGGCTTCTCTTTAGTTCTGTCTTCATCCTTGAAACGGTCATTGTGGCAATTTTTCGTCCGAAGACGATCATAATCATTAATGCTACTCACCAACAG TTTGAATTCGGCATCGCAGTGCTACTGCTGTCTCTGGTTGTCTGTTCAATCATGGCATTTCTGCGTTCACTTCAAGCAGAAGAAATGGCCATGACATCAAAACCACGCAAG TATGGCTTTATCGCTTGGCTACTGAGCACTTGTGTTGGACTGTTGCTTTCCTTCTTAAG CAAATCATCAGTTCTTCTTGGATTGTCTTTGACTGTTCCACTTATGGTTGCATGCCTTTCTATAGCCGTTCCTATATGGATCCGTAATGGTTACCAGTTTTGGTTTCCTCGAGTACAATGTGTTGGTAATGCTGGAAATCATCATTTTCCTGGGACAAAGGAG GGTGTTGTTCTTGCCATTTGCATATCAGTATTTACTGGATCTGTATTAGCTCTAGGCGGAATAATATCTGCAAAGCCTTTAGATGATTTAGGGTACAAGGGATTGACTGGTGAACAGAAAAGCTTTAGCTCTCCTTATGCATCGTCTGTGTACCTTGGTTGGGCAATGGCGTCTGCAATTGCTTTAGTAGTTACTGGCGTGCTTCCAATTGTTTCATGGTTTGCAACATATcggttttctctttcttctgccGTCTGTGTTGGGATATTCTCAG TTGTTCTTGTGGCATTTTGTGGTGCATCCTATTTAGAAGTTGTCAAATCTAGGGATGACGAAGTTCCAACCAAGGGTGATTTCCTGGCTGCTTTACTTCCTTTGGTTTGTATTCCAGCAGTGCTGTCACTGTGCTCTGGTTTGCATAAATG GAAAGATGATGATTGGAGACTTTCTCGAGGTGTATATGCATTTGTTACCATTGGTCTTCTCCTCCTGCTTGGTGCAATATCAGCTGTTATAGTTGTTGTTAAACCTTGGACT ATtggtgtagcatttctcttggtTCTTCTCATGTTGGTACTAGCTATTGGTGCTATTCACCACTGGGcttcaaacaatttttatttgaCCAGAATACAGATGCTCTTTGTTTGTTTCCTCGCTTTTCTTTTGGCTTTGGCAGCATTTCTTGTTGGATTGTTTGAAG ATAAACCATTTGTTGGAGCCTCTGTtggatatttttcatttctgtTTCTTCTTGCTGGAAGAGCATTGACT GTTCTTCTTTCACCTCCGATTGTAGTTTATTCTCCAAGAGTACTGCCTGTATATGTCTATGATGCTCACGCAGATTGTGGAAAGAATGTTAG TGCTGCATTTCTTGTGCTCTATGGGATTGCATTGGCGACTGAGGGCTGGGGGGTTGTTGCCAGTTTGAAATTATATCCACCCTTTGCTGGTGCTGCTGTATCAGCAATTACTCTTGTTGTGGCCTTTGGATTTGCTGTCTCTCGTCCATGCCTGACTCTTAAG ACGATGGAAGATGCCGTGCACTTTCTCAGTAGGGAAACTGTTGTTCAAGCAATTGCTCGGTCTGCGACAAAG ACTAGAAATGCTTTATCTGGAACTTATTCAGCCCCACAAAGGTCTGCCAGTTCAGCTGCTCTTCTGGTAGGAGACCCTACCATTATGCGTGACAGGGCAGGAAATTTTGTGCTTCCCAGGGCTGATGTCATGAAACTAAGAGACCGTTTAAGAAATGAAGAATTAGTTGCAGGATCATTCTTCAGCAGAATCAGATATGGAAGAACGTTCCGCCATGGACATGCCAATGATGTAGATCACCGAAGAGAAATGTGTGCTCATGCACGTATTTTGGCTTTGGAAGAGGCAATTGATACTGAATGGGTGTACATGTGGGATAAATTTGGTGGATATTTACTTCTTTTGCTTGGTTTGACTGCTAAGGCGGAACGAGTGCAG GATGAGGTTCGCTTGAGACTCTTTCTTGATAGCATAGGGTTCTCAGACCTAAGCGccagtaaaataaaaaaatggatgcCAGAGGACCGCAGGCAGTTTGAAATTATTCAGGAGAG TTATATAAGAGAGAAGGAGATGGAAGAGGAAATTTTAATGCAGAGGCGTGAAGAAGAGGGAAGAGgtaaagaaagaaggaaggcTCTTTTGGAGAAAGAAGAACGTAAATGGAAGGAGATAGAAGCTTCACTTATTTCCTCTATTCCTAATGCTGGCAGCCGAGAGGCAGCTGCCATGGCAGCTGCGGTACGCGCAGTTGGAGGTGATGCAGTTCTTGATGATTCTTTTGCGCGAGAGAGGGTTTCAAGCATTGCACGTAGGATACGCACAGCTCAGTTAGCTCGCCGAGCACTTCAG ACAGGGGTTGCGGGTGCTGTGTGTATTCTTGATGATGAACCAACTACAAGTGGCAGAACCTGTGGCCTGATTGATCCCAGTGTATGTCAAAGTCAAAAGGTTAGTTTTTCCATTGCGGTGATGATCCAACCCGAGTCTGGACCTGTTTGTCTTTTAGGCACTGAATTTCAGAAAAAAGTATGTTGGGAAATCCTGGTGGCTGGTTCTGAACAAGGTATTGAGGCTGGACAAGTTGGGCTTAGATTGATTACCAAAGGTGATAGACAAACAACTGTTGCAAAGGAGTGGAGTATCAGTGCCACAAGTATTGCAGATGGAAG GTGGCATATTGTGACGATGACAATTGATGCTGATCTAGGTGAGGCAACTTGCTTTCTGGATGGTGGTTTTGATGGCTACCAGTCTGGGTTACCATTACGTGCGGGTAATAGCATTTGGGAGCAGGGGACAGACGTTTGGATTGGTGTTAGACCACCTATAGATATGGATGCATTTGGGAGATCAGATAGTGAAGGAGTTGAGTCTAAGATGTATATCATGGATGTTTTCCTTTGGGGAAGGTGCTTAAGTGAAGATGAGATAGCTGCTCTTCATGCTGCTATTGGATCAGCTGATTTTAGTGCCATCGACTTTCCAGAAGATAATTGGCAATGGGTGGATTCACCCTCTAGA ATTGATGGGTGGGATAGTGATCCTGCGGATGTAGATCTATATGATAGAGATGACGTAGATTGGGATGGACAGTATTCAAGTGGGAGAAAAAGAAGGTCAGATCGTGATGGGGTTGTGATCGATGTGGATTCTTTTGCCAGGAGATATCGGAAGCCCAGGATGGAAACACAAGAAGAAATCAATCAACGGATGCTCTCAGTGGAACTGGCTGTCAAAGAAGCCCTCTGTGCAAGGGGAGAAAGACATTTCACTGATCAAGAGTTTCCTCCAAATGATCAGTCGTTATTTGTAGATCCCAAAAATCCCCCTGTGAAGTTGCAG GTTGTTTCTAAGTGGATGCGGCCTGCTGAAATTGTGAAAGAGAGCCGCATGGATTATGGTCCATGCTTGTTTTCTGGGGCCGCAAATCCTTCAGATGTTTGTCAG GGCCGATTGGGTGATTGTTGGTTTTTGAGTGCTGTAGCTGTTTTAACAGAGGTTTCACGAATATCAGAAGTGATTATTACTCCGGAGTATAATGAGGAAGGAATTTACACCGTCCGCTTCTGTATTCAG GGTGAGTGGGTCCCGGTTGTTGTGGATGATTGGATTCCATGTGAAGCACCTAGTAAACCCGCATTTGCTACCAGCAGGAAGGGCAATGAGCTCTGGGTTTCTATATTGGAGAAGGCATATGCCAAATTGCATGGTtcttttgaggcattagaaggCGGGCTTGTTCAGGATGCTCTTGTGGACCTCACTGGTGGTGCTGGAGAGGAAATTGACATGAGGAGTGCCCAGGCCCAGATTGATCTTGCAAGTGGTAGACTGTGGTCTCAATTGTTGCGCTTCAAACAAGAGGGGTTCCTACTTGGTGCTGGGAGTCCTTCGGGTTCAGACGTACACATTTCTTCCAGTGGCATTGTGCAAGGGCATGCTTACTCTTTACTGCAG GTGAGAGAAGTTGATGGCCATAAGCTTGTGCAAATTAGAAATCCATGGGCTAATGAAGTTGAGTGGAATGGGCCTTGGTCTGACTCGTCCCCTGAGTGGACTGATAGGATGAAGCACAAGCTGAAGCACATTCCCCAG TCAAAAGATGGTATATTCTGGATGTCTTGGCAAGACTTTCAGATTCATTTCCGATCAATATATGTTTGTCGTATCTACCCTCCAGAGATGCGCTATTCTGTTCATGGACAATGGCGTGGTTACAGTGCTGGTGGCTGCCAAGATTATGAAACATGGAATAAAAATCCACAGTTCCGATTGAGAGCCATTGGATCAGATGCATCATTCCCCATTCATGTGTTCATAACCTTAACGCAG ggaGTGGGTTTCTCAAGAACCGCAGCTGGTTTCAGAAATTATCAATCCAGTCATGATTCAATGATGTTCTACATTGGGATGAGGATACTCAAAACCCGTGGCCGTCGTGCTGCTTACAACATATACCTACATGAATCAGTTGGTGGGACAGACTATGTCAATTCTAGAGAAATATCATGTGAAATGGTTCTTGACCCTGATCCAAAGGGTTACACGATAGTGCCTACAACTATACACCCTGGGGAAGAAGCACCATTTGTTCTTTCTGTTT